The region GGCGTCGACCTGGGCCGGCGCGTCGCCGACATCGAACTGTTCGGCCTGACCTCGCCACTCATCACCTCGGCCTCGGGCGCCAAGATGGGCAAGACCGCCAAGGGCGCGGTCTGGCTCAACGAGGATGCGCTGTCGCCTTACGATTACTGGCAATTCTGGCGCAACACGGAAGATGGCGACGTCGGCCGCTTCCTGCGCCTGTTCACCGAACTGCCGGCGGTGGAGGTCGCCCGCCTGGAAGCGCTGCAAGGCGCCGAGTTGAACGACGCCAAGAAGATCCTGGCGACCGAGGCGACGACACTCGCCCATGGCGCCGCGGCGGCCGCGGCGGCAGCCGAGACGGCGCGCAAGACCTTCGAGGAAGGCACCGTTGCCGATACGCTGCCAAGGATCGCGGTGGATACCGCCGCCCTGGCGGCAGGCGTGCCGGTCTACGAACTGCTGGTCAAGGCCGGCATGGCCGCCTCCAACGGCGAGGCCCGCCGCCTGATCAAGGGCAACGGTGTCCGCCTGGACGACCAGCCGGTGGCCGACGAATTCGCCAAGGTAACCGGCCTGGGTACTGACGGCTCGGTCAAGCTGTCTGCCGGCAAGAAACGCCACGCGCTGATCGTTGCCGACTGACCCGGCGTCTGCGGCCTTGGAGAGGCGCTGTGCGTCCTTCGAGACGCCATGCTTCGCATGGCTCCTCAGGATGAGGGAAGTCTTTGTGCCAAAATAGTTTTCCTCATCCTGAGGAGGCCCGAAGGGCCGTCTCGAAGGACGCACAGCCGGCGTGCCCGGCGCCTCACCAAGGGTTCAACAGGGCGACGCCCATCGGCATGAAATCCTTTACGTTCCTGGTCACGATGGTCAGGCGATGAACGAGCGCGGTGGCGGCGATCAGCGCGTCGCGTTGGGGGCGTGGATCAGGAACGTGCAGCGGCGCGCAGCGCAGTGCGACTTGCGTGTCGACTGCCAGGATACGCCCGTCGAAGGCAGGTAGAACCTTGTGGTTGATCCAGCTTCGCAGCACGGTGCCCTGGGCTTGATCGCGCCTCGCGATCAGCAAGGCGCCGGCTTCGATCTCAAGGATGGTAATCGACGACAGGAACATCTGTGCGGCCGGCACGCTGTCGGCCCAGGCGGCGACATTGACGTCAGTGCGGTCACGACGCCGAAGTTCCGACAGGACATTGGTGTCCAGCAGGAACATCAGCCCAGGTCTGCCGGCTTGAAGATACCGGTGCCCCACTTCGGCGGATCGAAATCGATGTCCTCAATGCCCGGTTGATCGAGCAGTTCGCGGATGCTCGGCCCACCGCCGGTCAGCTTCGAATAGGCGTCGTGACGCAGCAACACGTAGGCCGGCTGACCCCGATCGGTAATAATGACCGGCCCGTCGTCCGCTGCGCGCTTGGCGCGGCCGATATCCTGGTTGAAGTCACGGCTGGAAATGGTTGTCGTCGGCATGTAGCAACAATACTACAATTGCTTTGCCTCGGTCAACTACAGCAGGAAGTCAGCCGCCGTCAGCGTGTAGGTGCCCGTGAGGGTCAGTTCGAAATCGGCCGCGCCGTCGCCGTTGGCGTCGGCCGACACGATCGTGTTGTTGCCGCTGGTGACGGCACGCAACTGACCCGCCACGCCGCCGAAGGCCGCCGTGCCGATGAACTGGAAGGCATTGTCGGCGCTGGTCGAGGTGACGGCATCGATCAGCCGCAGATCGATACGGTCCAGGCCCGCCTCGAAATCCTGGATGATGTCGCGATTGGGGGTACCGGCGGGGCTGTCCGACAGGGCGGTGTAATAGAACAGGTCCCAGTCGGCGCCGCCCTTCAGCTTGTCGCGCCCGGCGCCGCCGACCAGCACGTCGCTCCCCGCCCCGCCGTCCAGCGTGTCGTTGTCCAGGCCGCCTTCCAGACGGTCGCCGCCGGCCTCGCCCTGCAGCGTGTCCTGGCCGGCGTCGCCCATCGCGATGTCATTGCCGTTGCCCGCCAGCACGGTGTCGTCCCCGCCGCCGGCGGCCAGGATATCCGCGCCATCGCCGCCGGTCAGCCGGTTCACGAAATTATTGGCCACGACCGAGAGGCCGGAGGCACTGCGCACCTCGATCCGTTCGATCTCGGCCGCCGCCGCCAGCACGTAGTTGGCGCTGAGCATGAGCTTGTCGCCGGTATCGCCCGCGGCCTCGATGACGAGGTCGCCCACGTTGTCTACATAGTAGATGTCGTTGCCCCCCAGGCCGCTGAGCGTGTCGGCGCCGCCGCCGCCATCGAGCTTGTTGGCACCGGCATTGCCGGTGATTTCCTGGTCGAAGCCGTTGCCCGTCAGGTTGAGGGCCGTGGTACTCGCCGCGTCCGCCGCCGCCAGCCGCTCGACATGGGCATTGCCGTCGAGCGTATAGCTGACGCTGGCCAACACGATGTCGAAGCCCTGCCCCGCCCCCTCGACTACCAAGTTGCCGGCACCGTTGACGTAATAGAGGTCGTTACCCAGGCCGCCGGCCAGCGTCTCCGTGCCGGTACCGCCGACCAGGATATCGTTGTGAACGGGGATGAAACTCTCCAGCACATCCATCTGCGGCGTGTCGACACCGTCGACCGGCGAGATCGTGAAGTAGTAGCGGTAGGAGGTGCCTGCCTCCCAATAGGTTACACCCACCCAGACGTCGGAATTCTGCGCCATATAGGCCAGCATGTTGGTCAGCGCCGTGGTCGCCAGCGTGTCGCTGTTGGCGCCCACCTCGCCCAGGAACAGCTTCTGCCCGTTGGCCCGGGCCCATTCGGTGACCGCGCGGATGCGGTCGACGCCGATGGTCGCCGAAACCGTGTCGGGCTGCATCCCGCCGCCGTCGGCGTCCATGTACTGGTGAACCTCGAAGACATAGTTGTCGGCGGGATCGACCACGCCCGTGCCGATGACCGGGGCATTGTCGGTCACGATCCAGCCCAGCGCACTGTCCCAGTCGACGCCGGGCACCAGCACGGTCTGCGTGGCGCCCGCCGCGCGGATCGCGGCGATGGCGGCATTGGCGGCCTGAAGCCAGGCCGAGGCATCCATGATCGGCTCGCCCATCAGGCCGAACATGACATTCTCGTTGGCGGCATAGTGCTGGGCCATGCGCGACCAGAAGTCCGCGAAGGCCGAGATCGGCAATTCCGGGCTGCCGATCGTGCTGCCGTAGGCCGAACCCCGGTTATGGGCGTCGAGGACGACCTTCACGCCGCGCGAGGTGGCGTAATTGACGATGTCGTCCAGCAGGGCCAGCTCGCTGGCCGACAAGGCGCCCGATGGCGTCGGCTGGATGCGGTCCCACAGAAAGGCCACCCGGATGACGTTCAGGCCCTTGTCCAGGTAGTAATCGAGCTCGGCATGGGTCGGGTAGAAATAGTGGGTGCCCAGCTCGTCGTCGGGGCTGGGCGGGTTGGTGCTTTCGCCGCCCGAGAAGGAGATGCCGACCAGGTCCAGGCCCGGCGTCGGGTCCACCGGCGGCGGCGTGGTGTCGAACACCAGGGCGCCGTTCGAATAGAGCGCCG is a window of Oleomonas cavernae DNA encoding:
- a CDS encoding cellulase family glycosylhydrolase, yielding MTLVTLRVSADSWQGGAAFTVVADGQQIGGTFTATADHPAGLWQDVVIDIGTQFGTAGPSEIAVNFINNAAGADGDRNLYIDYITVGDNRFEAEFAAYQTGHEGLWWTQAALYSNGALVFDTTPPPVDPTPGLDLVGISFSGGESTNPPSPDDELGTHYFYPTHAELDYYLDKGLNVIRVAFLWDRIQPTPSGALSASELALLDDIVNYATSRGVKVVLDAHNRGSAYGSTIGSPELPISAFADFWSRMAQHYAANENVMFGLMGEPIMDASAWLQAANAAIAAIRAAGATQTVLVPGVDWDSALGWIVTDNAPVIGTGVVDPADNYVFEVHQYMDADGGGMQPDTVSATIGVDRIRAVTEWARANGQKLFLGEVGANSDTLATTALTNMLAYMAQNSDVWVGVTYWEAGTSYRYYFTISPVDGVDTPQMDVLESFIPVHNDILVGGTGTETLAGGLGNDLYYVNGAGNLVVEGAGQGFDIVLASVSYTLDGNAHVERLAAADAASTTALNLTGNGFDQEITGNAGANKLDGGGGADTLSGLGGNDIYYVDNVGDLVIEAAGDTGDKLMLSANYVLAAAAEIERIEVRSASGLSVVANNFVNRLTGGDGADILAAGGGDDTVLAGNGNDIAMGDAGQDTLQGEAGGDRLEGGLDNDTLDGGAGSDVLVGGAGRDKLKGGADWDLFYYTALSDSPAGTPNRDIIQDFEAGLDRIDLRLIDAVTSTSADNAFQFIGTAAFGGVAGQLRAVTSGNNTIVSADANGDGAADFELTLTGTYTLTAADFLL
- a CDS encoding type II toxin-antitoxin system VapC family toxin; translation: MFLLDTNVLSELRRRDRTDVNVAAWADSVPAAQMFLSSITILEIEAGALLIARRDQAQGTVLRSWINHKVLPAFDGRILAVDTQVALRCAPLHVPDPRPQRDALIAATALVHRLTIVTRNVKDFMPMGVALLNPW
- the tyrS gene encoding tyrosine--tRNA ligase — its product is MTSLKSDFLRVLTERRYIHQCTNLEGLDALAAQKAPFAAYIGFDATAASLHVGSLVQIMMLRKLQQAGHQPIVLMGGGTTKIGDPSFRDESRPLLDEARIAQNIAGIKRVFAKFLTFGDGPTDAVMVDNDAWLSQLNYIEFLRDYGRHFSVNRMLSQDSVKLRLEREQNLSFLEFNYMILQAYDFAELSRRHGVRLQMGGSDQWGNIVQGVDLGRRVADIELFGLTSPLITSASGAKMGKTAKGAVWLNEDALSPYDYWQFWRNTEDGDVGRFLRLFTELPAVEVARLEALQGAELNDAKKILATEATTLAHGAAAAAAAAETARKTFEEGTVADTLPRIAVDTAALAAGVPVYELLVKAGMAASNGEARRLIKGNGVRLDDQPVADEFAKVTGLGTDGSVKLSAGKKRHALIVAD
- a CDS encoding type II toxin-antitoxin system Phd/YefM family antitoxin — its product is MPTTTISSRDFNQDIGRAKRAADDGPVIITDRGQPAYVLLRHDAYSKLTGGGPSIRELLDQPGIEDIDFDPPKWGTGIFKPADLG